The DNA window TAAGTGAAAAGTGCCTCTGTTTAATACAGCCCCCCATACCATTTTTCAATAATTCCACCACCTTTGGTTGTTACTTCTCCATGAATGTTCGAAGTTCCTTCTTACACTAAACTGCTGGGTTAGAATTCAAAAAAAAAAGCGTTAATCCGTCCTGGATCACCGCCTCTATAATTTAAGAAGAAATTTCATAATTTCTTCTACACATTAAAATAATCCAATCCCTTAATGGATGGTCCCAGAATCATGAAGAAGTTTGGATGCTTCTGTATGTTCCCATTCTTCCACTGTCTTATATGCTCTTTTTGGAAAATACTCTTTACCTAGAAGAACTCCCATTAGAATAACTTCTTGAAGAATGTAGAATTTATTCCTTTTTTAATATCGTATAATCCTTATTTTACCAAAAACGCGTGCTGTATCCATTCATCTGGAGACTTGCAGTAAATAACGGTATTTCAGTTGTGATGACTATCACCCTCTTCAGCAGCCTCTGCATCTGATTTGGTAGGATGAACAGTACCAAACGGATGGTTGGGAGGAGCATATATCGAATAAAGTTTTAGTGGAATATTACCTGTATTTGTTAGATTATGCCATGTTCCAGCAGGTATCACTATTGCAGAATCATCGTAGACATTTCTTATAAAGTTTAAATTATCTTTACTTTTGCCCATTTGAACAATCCCCTGGCCTTGTTCAATACGTAAGAATTGATCAACGTCAGGATGCATTTCCAAGCCGATATCTTCTCCAACATGGAGACTCATTAAAGTAACTTGTAAATGTGTCCCTGTCCATAAAGCGGTACGATAAGTATTGTTTTGCTTAGTTGCT is part of the Psychrobacillus sp. FSL H8-0483 genome and encodes:
- a CDS encoding cupin domain-containing protein, translating into MYYVPYMYQCQYPYYTNVPMNNYGRQSVYWTYPNELEHANRFSSYCSSNGDGRILLTDYGPEPFVVNINEATKQNNTYRTALWTGTHLQVTLMSLHVGEDIGLEMHPDVDQFLRIEQGQGIVQMGKSKDNLNFIRNVYDDSAIVIPAGTWHNLTNTGNIPLKLYSIYAPPNHPFGTVHPTKSDAEAAEEGDSHHN